In the Armatimonadota bacterium genome, one interval contains:
- a CDS encoding exo-alpha-sialidase: MKPIRSAGCLLALASICLAVPAAAQTVNPALYSGLVWRNIGPFRGGRVSAVTGAVGEPGVFYIGLPLGGVWKTTGAGTTWTPIFDSIKTASCVGAIEVAPSDPNIIYVGMGDLITGGGIDEGNGVYKSTDAGKTWTHLGLDDTRQIPSILVDPHNPDLAMLAAQGNIHALSTMRGVYRTTDGGASWTKTLYVDNQTGVQKIAWAEDDPSVMLATTVHHYIAPPQPGRPPAFGGPFGGAQPGTHLFKSTDEGLTWHELTGGGLPKLGGRTCVAVAMHTNGQRMFLVGNFGLYRSDDGGATWRQMDAADHRVANGQGGYNCGVYVSPADPNTVYVINTSSYISRDGGNTFTGFKGAPGGDDPQQMWIDPTNAKRMLLGMDQGATVSLDGGLTWSSWYNQPTSQIYHLSVNNAWPYWVFGTQQDTDAVSTASRGNLGEITPLDWLPHPGSEFGSIAADPLDPNISYASGGGGGVMKVINPSGQWFSIGPSLDPSLSLFGGRNQPMMFSPTNPHELMVGFQYLMATTDGGMHWFKLSPDLGHPKGYVPPAPGARPAVRRRPSGGNAPEDETSGNAQFFPGRGGAIDSFSPSSVDGKIIWAGTSNGLIKLTRDGGKTWSDVTIPDLPKQDPGDVTCIDASHQDPAEAYAAVDRQMTGDYTPWFYRTRDYGATWTKIVAGLPTDQPSGSFARFIRADTERKGLLFAGTESSVYVSFNDGDNWQSLMLNLPNTSYRDMVIHGNDLVTCTYGRGFWVLDDISPLRQITASMANSDVVLFKPGNAVRVRRNVGNDTPFPPEVPHALNPPDGAIVYYWLGKPASGLVTLDVTDADGHEIRHYSSAPITSHAAPPPEPDFWIAKVMPLPSNEGMTRVNWNLRYDDPPAFNHGYGINANPGLTPATPQGPMVLPGVYTLTLRANGHTETQTVTVTNDPRSPATPADLRSLFAQQIAMYNGGRAAYNYYQQVADMETAVTASVHGSTDKAVTDAAAAFTKELQAIGGQAQFNFRFFGGFRRGGRPQAPTFADVNRNMLRFLDMLGTGDLAPTEGMVKGCDAATASLTNCLDRWRALNGKDLTAFNAVLSAHNLPTVAAAILP; the protein is encoded by the coding sequence ATGAAACCAATAAGATCGGCCGGCTGCTTGCTGGCTCTTGCATCGATATGCCTGGCAGTACCGGCTGCTGCGCAGACCGTAAACCCCGCACTCTATTCCGGCCTGGTATGGCGCAACATCGGTCCGTTCCGCGGCGGCCGCGTCTCGGCGGTAACCGGAGCCGTCGGTGAGCCCGGTGTCTTTTACATCGGGCTGCCGCTGGGTGGCGTGTGGAAGACTACCGGCGCAGGTACCACCTGGACACCGATCTTCGACTCGATCAAAACCGCATCGTGCGTCGGCGCAATCGAAGTTGCCCCGTCCGATCCCAACATCATCTATGTTGGGATGGGCGACCTCATAACCGGCGGCGGCATCGATGAAGGCAATGGAGTTTACAAATCCACTGACGCGGGCAAAACCTGGACCCACCTTGGTCTGGACGACACCCGCCAGATTCCTTCCATACTCGTCGATCCGCACAATCCGGACTTGGCGATGCTCGCCGCACAAGGCAATATCCACGCGCTATCCACGATGCGCGGCGTCTATCGAACCACGGATGGCGGCGCCAGCTGGACAAAGACACTCTACGTGGATAACCAGACTGGTGTGCAGAAGATTGCATGGGCGGAGGATGACCCCAGCGTAATGCTGGCTACCACCGTTCATCACTACATTGCGCCGCCCCAGCCGGGCCGTCCGCCGGCCTTTGGCGGACCGTTCGGTGGAGCGCAACCCGGCACACACCTGTTCAAATCTACCGACGAGGGACTAACATGGCACGAGCTTACGGGTGGAGGATTGCCGAAGCTTGGAGGAAGAACCTGCGTCGCCGTGGCGATGCATACCAACGGTCAGCGCATGTTCCTCGTCGGCAACTTCGGACTCTATCGCTCTGACGACGGCGGCGCTACGTGGCGGCAGATGGACGCTGCGGATCATCGAGTGGCCAACGGACAGGGAGGCTACAACTGCGGCGTGTACGTAAGCCCCGCAGATCCCAACACCGTGTACGTGATCAACACATCCTCATACATCTCGCGGGATGGCGGCAACACATTCACAGGGTTCAAGGGCGCTCCCGGTGGAGATGACCCACAGCAGATGTGGATCGACCCGACCAATGCCAAGCGAATGCTGCTTGGCATGGACCAAGGCGCCACCGTATCGCTGGATGGTGGTCTCACCTGGAGCAGCTGGTACAACCAGCCCACCTCCCAGATCTACCACCTTTCCGTAAACAACGCGTGGCCATACTGGGTGTTTGGCACCCAGCAGGATACGGATGCCGTGTCCACCGCAAGCCGGGGCAACCTCGGCGAGATCACGCCCCTCGACTGGCTGCCGCATCCCGGGTCCGAGTTTGGCTCCATCGCCGCCGACCCGCTCGATCCCAATATCAGCTACGCCAGCGGCGGCGGCGGCGGCGTGATGAAGGTCATCAATCCCAGCGGACAGTGGTTCAGCATTGGACCGAGCCTCGATCCATCGCTGTCGCTGTTCGGCGGGCGAAACCAGCCGATGATGTTCTCACCGACGAATCCGCATGAACTTATGGTCGGCTTCCAGTACCTGATGGCGACCACGGATGGCGGCATGCACTGGTTCAAGCTCAGCCCGGACCTTGGCCATCCCAAAGGGTATGTCCCACCCGCCCCCGGTGCACGACCGGCCGTCCGCCGGCGGCCCTCCGGCGGAAACGCGCCAGAGGACGAGACAAGCGGAAACGCCCAGTTCTTCCCGGGTCGCGGTGGCGCCATAGACTCCTTTTCTCCGTCGAGCGTCGATGGCAAGATTATATGGGCCGGCACTTCCAACGGCCTGATCAAGCTGACGCGTGACGGCGGTAAGACCTGGTCCGATGTCACTATTCCGGATTTGCCGAAGCAGGATCCGGGCGATGTGACCTGCATCGACGCATCCCACCAGGATCCGGCAGAGGCCTATGCGGCAGTCGACCGGCAAATGACTGGAGACTACACGCCCTGGTTCTATCGCACCCGCGATTACGGCGCAACGTGGACGAAGATCGTCGCCGGCCTTCCCACCGACCAGCCGAGCGGCAGCTTCGCGCGCTTCATCCGGGCGGATACCGAGCGGAAGGGGCTCTTGTTCGCCGGGACCGAAAGCTCCGTCTACGTGTCGTTCAACGACGGCGACAACTGGCAGTCACTGATGCTGAACCTGCCGAACACCTCGTACCGCGACATGGTGATACACGGCAACGACCTCGTAACCTGTACGTACGGCCGGGGCTTCTGGGTGCTCGACGATATCTCGCCGCTGCGTCAGATCACGGCATCGATGGCCAACAGCGACGTTGTACTCTTCAAGCCGGGCAATGCGGTCCGCGTGCGCCGGAACGTTGGCAACGACACACCGTTCCCGCCAGAGGTACCGCATGCGCTCAACCCGCCGGATGGCGCAATCGTCTACTATTGGTTGGGCAAACCGGCCAGCGGGTTGGTAACGCTGGATGTTACCGATGCCGATGGACACGAGATCCGCCACTACTCCAGCGCGCCGATCACATCGCATGCAGCGCCGCCGCCCGAGCCCGACTTCTGGATCGCCAAAGTGATGCCCCTGCCTTCCAATGAGGGAATGACGCGCGTCAACTGGAACCTACGGTACGACGATCCGCCGGCATTCAATCACGGCTATGGGATCAATGCGAATCCTGGTCTTACGCCAGCAACACCGCAAGGACCGATGGTTCTTCCGGGCGTATACACGCTGACACTCCGCGCGAACGGACATACCGAAACCCAAACGGTCACCGTAACCAACGATCCTCGATCGCCGGCCACACCGGCGGACTTGCGATCGTTGTTTGCGCAACAGATCGCCATGTACAACGGCGGAAGAGCGGCCTACAACTACTACCAGCAGGTGGCAGATATGGAGACGGCGGTTACCGCCTCCGTCCATGGCAGCACCGACAAAGCGGTTACCGACGCGGCGGCGGCATTCACCAAAGAGCTCCAGGCGATCGGTGGGCAGGCGCAGTTCAACTTCCGCTTCTTTGGAGGTTTCCGGCGAGGCGGCCGGCCGCAAGCGCCGACCTTTGCCGACGTCAATCGCAATATGTTGAGGTTTCTCGACATGCTCGGGACCGGTGATCTGGCGCCGACCGAGGGGATGGTGAAGGGCTGCGATGCCGCTACGGCGAGCCTGACAAACTGCCTGGATCGCTGGCGGGCGTTGAACGGCAAGGACCTGACGGCATTCAATGCCGTGCTCTCAGCACATAACCTGCCAACCGTAGCGGCTGCGATACTGCCCTAG
- a CDS encoding ubiquinol-cytochrome c reductase iron-sulfur subunit, whose product MNCPAPPQPDDEVPYIPPSRRRLLSWLVGGLSALLAGFIGIPFIAALLTPVLQPKSKGAWVALGPVADFPAGTFTAADYLSPSNDGWMKSSMQQTVWVQNSESGVIALSAICTHAGCRVGWHHNLNRFVCPCHGGQYDASGRVISGPPPRPLTRFMAKVEGGTIYVKSA is encoded by the coding sequence ATGAACTGTCCGGCACCACCTCAACCCGATGATGAGGTTCCTTATATCCCGCCCTCGCGGCGCCGGCTGCTCAGCTGGCTTGTTGGCGGATTGTCGGCACTGCTGGCGGGGTTTATCGGCATACCATTTATCGCGGCTCTCTTGACGCCGGTGCTGCAGCCAAAAAGCAAGGGTGCATGGGTGGCATTGGGTCCGGTAGCCGATTTCCCGGCCGGAACGTTCACAGCGGCCGACTATTTATCGCCTTCCAACGACGGTTGGATGAAGAGCTCTATGCAGCAGACGGTGTGGGTCCAGAACAGCGAGTCCGGCGTTATTGCGCTGTCGGCCATCTGCACGCACGCCGGCTGCCGCGTGGGCTGGCATCACAACCTCAACCGGTTCGTGTGTCCCTGCCATGGCGGGCAGTACGATGCTTCCGGTCGCGTGATTTCGGGCCCGCCGCCACGTCCGCTGACCCGCTTCATGGCCAAGGTAGAAGGCGGTACGATCTACGTCAAGTCGGCCTGA
- a CDS encoding heavy metal translocating P-type ATPase, with translation MRHRRLLAAFTATCVVIAAVFGVAGLPLVANILDAAAMTPVILVLTIEALAGIRRGAPGVDVIALIALAGSAALGSWLAGGVIAVMVAGGSALEESATARARLELSKLHARTPDVAHLQRNGQLEDVPATAVAVGDMLFVRGGEVVPVDGSVAAETALLDESSLTGEPLPVAHVVGSSIRSGVSNSGGSFSMVATATAQDSTWMGMIRRVEDAAMERPPLVRMADRWAVLFLPAVLVVTAAAWWHSGDPQRALAVLVVATPCPLILAAPVAFVCGVSRAAGRGVVVKGGSVLERLAGVHIALFDKTGTLTRGEPLVSSIVAAEPWTETDVLRLAASAEQSVEHVSARAVVRAAVAAGLNLSLPTSVQAKGGLGVSATVEGHELLVGAMQLLLASGVDTSGIHSRRLAAKAGPGSVWVAVDRNLSGVVRLDDALRPEAPRTLRQLRTLGLNRIVMLTGDSLENAEAVASRVHLDRILTGLLPQDKIDAVREEQRAGPVMMVGDGMNDALALGEADVGVAMGVHGSGVSATAADAVLLVDRLDRIPELIGIARRSRFIALQSIIVGMLLSFIAMGFAAGGRLPPIPGAFLQEAIDAAVILNALRVLVRPKDIPADTSSAHTEIQRMVAEHAVLRRLAQEMVETAGRLDEPGFVALDALRRIYSEVTALVEPHQASEERAVFPALAKKLGGPDPMAAMLRMHAEITALVANLGSVVRGSTGPQLDPDERHEVSRCLYSLSALISLHLAAEEDAVSLLEDLPSTT, from the coding sequence ATGCGCCACCGCCGGCTTCTTGCGGCATTCACCGCGACTTGCGTTGTAATAGCCGCTGTCTTCGGCGTTGCCGGGCTGCCGCTGGTGGCGAACATCCTGGATGCGGCGGCGATGACGCCCGTCATACTGGTTCTGACCATTGAGGCGCTGGCGGGCATCCGCCGCGGCGCTCCAGGCGTTGATGTTATAGCGCTCATAGCGCTTGCCGGCTCAGCGGCGCTTGGCTCGTGGCTGGCCGGTGGCGTCATCGCTGTCATGGTCGCGGGCGGCTCGGCGCTGGAAGAGTCGGCCACAGCCCGGGCACGGCTGGAGTTGAGCAAACTTCACGCCCGCACGCCCGACGTCGCCCACTTGCAGCGCAACGGCCAGCTCGAAGATGTACCCGCGACCGCGGTAGCCGTCGGCGATATGCTATTTGTGCGCGGCGGTGAGGTTGTTCCGGTGGATGGGAGCGTCGCCGCCGAGACCGCCCTGCTGGACGAGTCCTCACTGACCGGTGAGCCGCTCCCTGTCGCTCACGTCGTTGGCTCGAGTATCCGCAGCGGAGTGAGCAACAGCGGTGGATCGTTCAGTATGGTTGCCACAGCAACCGCGCAAGACAGCACCTGGATGGGGATGATCCGCCGCGTGGAGGACGCCGCGATGGAGCGTCCGCCCCTGGTACGGATGGCGGATCGGTGGGCAGTGCTCTTCCTGCCTGCAGTCCTTGTGGTAACGGCGGCGGCATGGTGGCATTCTGGCGACCCTCAGCGTGCTCTCGCCGTGCTGGTCGTCGCCACGCCTTGCCCACTGATTCTGGCGGCACCAGTTGCGTTCGTCTGTGGCGTCTCACGTGCAGCGGGGCGAGGCGTGGTTGTAAAGGGCGGGAGCGTTCTGGAGCGGCTCGCCGGTGTACATATCGCGCTCTTTGACAAGACCGGCACACTCACCCGCGGCGAGCCGTTGGTGTCATCGATAGTTGCGGCAGAGCCATGGACGGAAACCGACGTGCTTCGTCTCGCAGCTTCGGCAGAACAGAGTGTCGAACACGTATCCGCCCGCGCCGTGGTGCGCGCTGCTGTGGCAGCCGGGCTGAACCTGTCGTTACCAACGAGTGTGCAGGCGAAGGGTGGGCTAGGGGTATCGGCTACGGTAGAGGGCCATGAACTACTCGTCGGCGCCATGCAGCTCCTGCTCGCATCAGGCGTAGATACCTCCGGCATCCACTCCCGCCGGCTCGCGGCGAAGGCCGGTCCCGGATCAGTTTGGGTAGCCGTAGATAGGAACCTTTCAGGCGTGGTACGGTTGGATGATGCGCTGCGCCCGGAAGCTCCACGCACGCTCAGACAGCTCCGGACATTGGGCCTCAACCGGATTGTGATGCTTACCGGTGACAGTTTGGAGAACGCCGAGGCGGTTGCATCGCGCGTGCACCTCGACCGGATACTTACGGGATTGCTGCCGCAGGATAAGATCGATGCTGTCCGTGAGGAACAGCGCGCCGGTCCTGTGATGATGGTCGGCGACGGTATGAACGACGCCCTCGCACTCGGCGAGGCTGACGTTGGCGTTGCGATGGGTGTCCATGGATCCGGTGTATCCGCCACCGCGGCGGACGCTGTCCTGCTGGTTGACCGGCTGGACCGCATTCCGGAACTGATCGGTATTGCACGAAGGTCGCGGTTTATCGCACTCCAGTCGATCATCGTCGGCATGTTGCTGTCGTTTATCGCGATGGGGTTTGCTGCCGGCGGGCGCCTGCCACCCATTCCCGGGGCTTTTTTGCAAGAGGCGATCGACGCGGCTGTGATCCTGAATGCGTTGCGGGTACTGGTTCGGCCAAAAGACATACCTGCAGATACAAGCTCCGCACATACCGAGATCCAGAGGATGGTTGCCGAGCATGCGGTTCTCCGGCGGCTGGCGCAAGAAATGGTAGAAACCGCGGGACGCCTCGATGAGCCTGGCTTCGTTGCGCTGGACGCGCTGAGACGGATTTACAGTGAAGTGACCGCGCTGGTTGAACCGCACCAGGCATCCGAGGAACGGGCTGTGTTTCCGGCGTTGGCCAAGAAGCTTGGCGGGCCGGATCCGATGGCGGCCATGCTTCGCATGCATGCCGAGATCACGGCGCTGGTTGCCAACCTCGGTTCTGTTGTGAGAGGGTCGACAGGGCCGCAGCTTGATCCAGACGAGCGTCACGAGGTCAGTCGATGCCTGTACTCGCTTTCGGCATTGATTTCGCTGCATCTGGCTGCTGAGGAGGATGCCGTGTCGCTTCTGGAAGATCTTCCATCAACAACCTGA
- a CDS encoding cytochrome b N-terminal domain-containing protein: MKRAAEWLDEHGGFVTIAKEELVKPMAPGIGWAHSLGNLTFMFLIVQITTGVALALNYAPTPDHAYASIQFIRHDVLFGSFLRSIHSYTASAVVIVVTLHMLRVIIWGAYKNPRELTWLIGVFLLLLIAGFAFTGYLLPWDQRAYWATTVGTALARSVPLVGGIAMRLLRGGGNVGAMTLMRFYTAHTMLFPALLVPFVGLHLFLVRKMGSAGTWKPHHGKGDAFFPKQAFRDIMVAVGAFSVVIALAILKPVGLAARADPTNASFVPRPEWYFLSLYQGLKYLPGSLEVVGVVVIPAVLGLALLLLPWLDRGPERDPRRRVRVLAPTGAVLLVVVVLTGIALTSEQQSLASGASGAAAALPKAAPGLSAQALAGLKVYAAQNCSGCHSIGGKGGQVGPALDAVGSRETEAWLESQVANPTGHNPKTTMPAFKLSASDLKSLGTYLATLKGASK; this comes from the coding sequence GTGAAGCGAGCTGCAGAGTGGCTGGATGAGCACGGTGGGTTTGTAACGATCGCCAAAGAAGAGTTAGTCAAGCCGATGGCGCCAGGCATCGGGTGGGCTCACAGCCTGGGCAATCTCACGTTTATGTTTCTGATTGTTCAGATCACCACCGGTGTCGCCCTCGCTCTGAACTATGCACCCACCCCCGACCATGCCTATGCGAGCATTCAGTTCATCCGACACGATGTGCTGTTCGGCAGCTTCTTGCGGAGCATTCACTCGTACACCGCCAGCGCGGTCGTGATCGTGGTGACACTGCATATGCTGCGCGTCATCATTTGGGGCGCTTACAAGAATCCGCGGGAACTCACGTGGCTGATCGGCGTGTTCCTCCTGCTTCTCATTGCGGGCTTCGCCTTTACGGGTTATCTACTGCCATGGGATCAGCGAGCGTACTGGGCGACTACGGTGGGCACTGCACTCGCACGGAGCGTGCCTTTGGTGGGTGGCATTGCAATGCGGCTGCTGCGCGGTGGAGGCAATGTGGGCGCCATGACCTTGATGAGGTTTTACACCGCGCATACCATGCTCTTTCCCGCGCTGTTGGTTCCGTTTGTTGGCTTACACCTCTTTCTGGTGCGAAAGATGGGCTCAGCGGGCACCTGGAAGCCTCACCACGGTAAAGGTGATGCATTCTTTCCAAAACAGGCGTTCCGCGACATCATGGTCGCCGTCGGTGCTTTCAGTGTTGTTATCGCGCTCGCCATTCTCAAACCGGTCGGGCTTGCTGCACGCGCGGACCCTACCAACGCGAGCTTCGTCCCACGCCCGGAGTGGTATTTTCTCTCGCTCTACCAGGGCTTGAAGTACCTACCCGGTTCGCTTGAGGTAGTTGGCGTGGTCGTAATTCCAGCCGTACTTGGGCTGGCGCTACTGCTGCTGCCGTGGTTGGACCGCGGCCCAGAACGGGATCCGCGGCGGCGTGTTCGCGTGCTGGCGCCGACCGGCGCGGTACTCCTTGTCGTGGTTGTATTGACGGGTATCGCACTCACCAGTGAGCAGCAGAGCCTTGCAAGTGGCGCCTCCGGAGCGGCCGCGGCGCTGCCCAAGGCCGCACCCGGACTGTCGGCTCAGGCATTGGCCGGCCTGAAAGTATATGCCGCACAGAATTGCTCGGGCTGCCACAGCATCGGCGGTAAGGGTGGGCAGGTAGGTCCCGCACTGGATGCCGTCGGTTCCAGGGAGACGGAGGCCTGGCTGGAGTCTCAGGTCGCGAACCCCACCGGGCATAATCCGAAGACGACGATGCCGGCGTTCAAGCTCTCCGCTTCAGACCTGAAATCGTTGGGCACTTATCTGGCCACTTTGAAAGGAGCATCAAAATGA